The following are encoded together in the Actinomycetota bacterium genome:
- a CDS encoding orotidine 5'-phosphate decarboxylase: protein MSQSVNPLIVALDRYDLDQAEALAVGLAGVAGMLKVGLQLFVSEGPAAVRRIRQHGPVFLDLKLHDIPTTVGRAARGAGRLGPSLLTVHALGGVDMVEAAVEGAS, encoded by the coding sequence GTGAGCCAGTCCGTCAACCCGCTGATCGTCGCGCTGGACCGGTACGACCTGGACCAAGCCGAGGCCCTGGCGGTCGGGCTGGCCGGCGTGGCCGGGATGCTGAAGGTCGGGCTCCAGCTGTTCGTCTCGGAGGGGCCGGCCGCGGTCCGGCGGATCCGCCAGCACGGCCCCGTGTTCCTGGACCTGAAGCTGCACGACATCCCCACCACCGTGGGCCGCGCCGCGCGGGGAGCCGGGCGGCTGGGCCCCTCGCTGCTCACCGTGCACGCGCTGGGCGGCGTGGACATGGTGGAGGCGGCGGTGGAGGGCGCGTCGG
- a CDS encoding dihydroorotate dehydrogenase, with amino-acid sequence MSTEALSLAVDVGGVRLPTPVVVASGCFGPELAQLADVGRFGGVVTKSITMRPHRGTPSPRIAETPSGLLWDTGLQNDGIESFLSRELPALAELGMPVIVSVAGSSIDEFMRLVMALEGAPGIVAIEANACCPSRERDGQWYGASVDGAAEVAGAVSRLARVPVFVKLPESPDLVEVAQACLRAGATGLTLIHSLPGMAVDVGTFQSRLAAVKGSISGPAIHGVALHAVYRVAQAFPEAAIFAAGGVSSAEDAAAFLLAGASAVQVGTAIFRNPQAPIEVAAGLARLLAERGLTSPEQLRGRMGSLRAPAPVGMEAT; translated from the coding sequence GTGAGCACGGAAGCGCTCTCGCTGGCTGTGGACGTGGGGGGCGTGCGGCTGCCCACGCCGGTGGTCGTGGCGTCTGGATGCTTCGGGCCGGAGCTCGCCCAGCTGGCGGACGTGGGGAGGTTCGGAGGCGTCGTCACCAAGAGCATCACGATGCGCCCGCACCGTGGCACCCCGTCTCCCCGGATCGCCGAGACCCCGTCCGGGCTCCTGTGGGACACGGGGCTCCAGAACGACGGCATCGAGTCATTCCTGAGCCGGGAGCTGCCGGCCCTGGCGGAGCTCGGGATGCCCGTCATCGTGTCCGTGGCGGGATCCAGCATCGACGAGTTCATGCGGCTGGTGATGGCCCTGGAAGGGGCGCCCGGCATCGTCGCCATCGAGGCCAACGCGTGCTGCCCCAGCCGGGAGCGCGACGGCCAGTGGTACGGCGCCAGCGTCGACGGTGCGGCCGAGGTGGCCGGCGCGGTCTCCCGCCTGGCCAGGGTCCCCGTGTTCGTGAAGCTCCCGGAGAGCCCGGACCTGGTGGAGGTGGCCCAGGCCTGCCTCCGGGCCGGGGCGACCGGCCTCACGCTGATCCACTCCCTTCCCGGGATGGCCGTGGACGTGGGCACGTTCCAGTCCCGGCTGGCCGCGGTGAAGGGTTCCATCTCCGGCCCCGCCATCCACGGCGTCGCGCTCCACGCCGTGTACCGGGTGGCCCAGGCCTTTCCCGAGGCCGCCATCTTCGCAGCGGGCGGAGTGTCCTCTGCGGAGGACGCCGCGGCGTTCCTGCTGGCCGGCGCCTCCGCCGTGCAGGTCGGGACGGCCATCTTCCGGAATCCACAGGCCCCCATCGAGGTCGCGGCGGGCCTGGCTCGTCTGCTGGCCGAGCGCGGCCTGACCTCCCCCGAGCAGCTCCGGGGCCGGATGGGTTCGCTGCGTGCCCCGGCTCCGGTGGGCATGGAAGCCACGTGA